The following proteins come from a genomic window of Acinetobacter baumannii:
- a CDS encoding ASCH domain-containing protein: MQQFLALSVVAPNGTRIAQGIKTLEVRSWVPAQLPLKDLFIVENQNFLINDGDEEEGVAVALVDVDSIHVWRNDEIEPACASGWSEGYFAWVLSNVRPMKRQLKVPAKRKIYQVSLDLP, translated from the coding sequence ATGCAACAATTTTTAGCTCTTTCTGTGGTTGCTCCAAATGGAACACGTATAGCTCAGGGAATAAAAACACTTGAAGTTCGTTCATGGGTCCCTGCACAGCTGCCTCTTAAAGATCTATTCATTGTTGAGAACCAAAATTTTTTAATAAATGATGGTGATGAAGAAGAGGGAGTTGCCGTCGCTTTGGTCGATGTTGATTCTATTCATGTTTGGCGAAACGATGAGATTGAACCTGCCTGTGCCTCTGGTTGGAGTGAAGGATATTTTGCTTGGGTTCTAAGTAATGTGCGTCCTATGAAGCGACAGTTGAAAGTTCCGGCTAAACGTAAAATTTATCAAGTCTCTCTGGATTTACCATAA
- a CDS encoding DUF6586 family protein yields MSRVARYHADRTNQKLYFARLACQQAEQTDHVQQVQAYREAAVFHLHGAMLAFLQELVRYYRLNDLQPTLKSIEEHMAAKGQVSPEVSVLQQLAKDGFVAELKRAYRMCQYAPEPTEPTPEEETSSNLIIKVTQGPQSWLPDVKILREWHRELSHLIDGFRNEMVEF; encoded by the coding sequence ATGTCACGTGTTGCTCGTTATCATGCCGATCGTACCAATCAAAAACTCTATTTTGCACGCTTAGCGTGTCAACAAGCAGAGCAAACTGATCATGTACAGCAGGTACAAGCGTATCGTGAAGCAGCTGTATTTCATTTACATGGTGCGATGTTGGCATTTTTGCAAGAATTGGTACGTTATTACCGTTTAAATGACTTGCAACCGACATTAAAATCTATTGAAGAGCATATGGCGGCAAAAGGACAAGTTTCTCCGGAAGTTTCTGTTTTGCAGCAATTGGCAAAAGATGGCTTCGTTGCAGAATTAAAACGTGCTTACCGTATGTGCCAATATGCACCGGAACCAACTGAACCGACACCGGAAGAAGAAACTTCTTCTAATTTGATCATTAAAGTGACTCAGGGACCACAATCATGGTTACCTGATGTGAAAATTTTGCGTGAATGGCATAGAGAGTTAAGTCATTTAATTGATGGTTTTCGTAACGAAATGGTCGAGTTCTAA
- a CDS encoding ATP-dependent helicase: MSLAKLINELNAQQKKAATTMAQNCLVLAGAGCGKTKTIVARAAYLIDQGLPANQIQILTFTRRAASEIVARVEQHVGAQAKGLRASTFHTFCMYLLRRNPQAFGLTQFSIIDRDDQLLMFRLLRGKDKDNVLPKAAELCDLYSYARNTQSKLSEALLKQLPEAYEYKSQIAELMKTYEQRKRERNFLDYDDILSIVAVHLQNSEALTNWVAGFCQALLVDEMQDTNPLQWALLQPLIGKVKLFCVGDDAQSIYGFRGADFENIHSFKERIPDAVIHTLDLNYRSTQEILDLSNWLLSHSPIDYQKQLQAHRGKGQKPQLHLFGNEFEEANWIAQDLIERHQQGANWYDHMVLVRSGYSARYLEGAFIAAEIPYRFIGGVKLLESAHVKDVLSLLRIVSNPQDDLAWMRFLTLWDGIGDVGASKLAQELMSISEVEERCQRLERHGKVPLQAILILKQLDVLQQHVEASIGLALDALSEQLEQNYKTKDWSRRARDFDLVKQLARKHASLGEFLEEYVLEPISISEIEKAGDDDLVTLITIHSAKGAEQKVCYVPHVSPNQYPYARAQGDFDEVEEERRVLYVALTRAENELILTKQNLNTWSQDTYDEQGRKIESYFLNDLPAHLVQAKIHRQVPQPFAKKQWNTSRTVNLGFGIDLD, from the coding sequence ATGAGTCTTGCAAAGTTAATTAATGAATTAAATGCTCAGCAAAAAAAAGCAGCGACGACTATGGCTCAAAACTGTTTGGTTTTGGCTGGAGCGGGTTGTGGCAAGACGAAAACTATTGTTGCTCGCGCAGCTTATTTAATTGATCAAGGTTTGCCTGCAAATCAAATTCAGATTTTAACGTTTACCCGCCGAGCTGCGAGTGAAATTGTTGCAAGGGTCGAACAGCATGTTGGAGCACAAGCCAAAGGTCTTCGTGCATCCACTTTCCATACCTTTTGCATGTATTTATTGCGTCGTAATCCGCAAGCGTTTGGTTTAACCCAATTTAGTATTATTGATCGTGATGATCAGTTACTCATGTTTCGCTTATTAAGAGGCAAAGACAAAGATAATGTTTTGCCTAAAGCGGCAGAGCTGTGTGATTTATATTCTTATGCCCGAAATACGCAATCGAAGCTTTCTGAAGCATTACTCAAGCAATTACCTGAAGCATATGAATATAAATCACAAATTGCTGAGTTAATGAAAACCTATGAACAGCGTAAAAGAGAGCGTAATTTTTTAGACTATGATGACATTTTGTCGATCGTCGCTGTTCATTTACAAAACTCGGAAGCACTGACGAACTGGGTTGCTGGTTTCTGCCAAGCTTTGTTAGTTGATGAGATGCAAGATACCAACCCTTTACAGTGGGCACTTTTGCAGCCACTGATTGGTAAGGTGAAATTATTTTGTGTGGGAGATGACGCCCAGTCGATTTACGGTTTCCGTGGGGCTGATTTTGAAAACATTCATTCTTTTAAAGAACGTATTCCAGATGCAGTGATTCATACCTTGGATCTGAATTATCGCTCGACTCAAGAAATATTAGATTTATCAAATTGGTTACTCTCCCACAGTCCAATCGATTATCAAAAACAGTTACAGGCTCATCGTGGCAAAGGACAAAAGCCACAACTCCATTTGTTTGGTAATGAATTTGAAGAAGCCAACTGGATTGCACAAGACTTAATAGAGCGACACCAACAGGGCGCAAATTGGTACGACCATATGGTGTTAGTCCGCTCAGGCTATAGCGCACGCTATTTGGAAGGAGCATTTATTGCCGCTGAAATTCCGTATCGTTTTATTGGTGGCGTAAAGTTACTTGAATCAGCGCATGTAAAGGATGTGCTCAGTTTATTGCGTATTGTGAGTAACCCGCAGGATGACTTGGCTTGGATGCGCTTTTTAACCTTATGGGATGGAATTGGAGATGTGGGTGCCAGCAAGTTAGCGCAAGAGTTAATGAGCATTAGTGAGGTCGAAGAGCGTTGTCAGCGTTTGGAGCGTCATGGAAAAGTTCCTTTACAGGCCATTTTGATTTTGAAACAGCTTGATGTGCTACAGCAGCATGTTGAGGCAAGTATTGGTCTAGCACTTGATGCATTAAGTGAACAGTTAGAGCAAAACTATAAAACTAAAGACTGGTCACGTCGTGCTAGGGATTTCGACCTAGTTAAACAACTTGCGCGTAAACATGCATCTCTTGGTGAATTTCTTGAAGAATATGTGCTTGAACCAATTTCAATTTCTGAAATTGAAAAAGCGGGTGATGATGATTTAGTGACCTTAATTACAATTCACTCCGCTAAAGGTGCAGAACAGAAAGTGTGTTATGTACCGCATGTCTCACCAAACCAATATCCCTATGCGCGTGCACAGGGCGATTTTGATGAAGTCGAAGAAGAGCGCAGAGTATTGTATGTTGCATTAACACGTGCGGAAAATGAATTGATTTTGACGAAGCAAAATCTCAATACATGGTCACAAGACACGTATGACGAACAAGGCCGCAAAATCGAAAGCTATTTTCTAAATGATTTACCTGCCCATTTGGTTCAGGCCAAAATTCATCGTCAGGTGCCACAGCCATTTGCCAAAAAACAATGGAATACTTCACGAACAGTAAACTTAGGTTTTGGTATCGATCTTGACTAA
- a CDS encoding RNA recognition motif domain-containing protein, whose protein sequence is MKILVRNLDRSVTEAEVLELFKAYGKVESCVVVTDKDTGKSKGFGFVEMPNPREAIKAIKGLNTLKVKGYGIRVKAAEE, encoded by the coding sequence ATGAAAATATTAGTTCGTAATTTAGATCGTTCAGTGACTGAAGCTGAAGTTTTAGAGCTGTTTAAAGCTTATGGTAAAGTTGAGTCTTGTGTCGTTGTAACCGATAAAGATACGGGTAAATCAAAGGGCTTTGGTTTTGTCGAAATGCCGAATCCGCGTGAAGCCATTAAAGCAATCAAAGGTCTAAATACACTTAAAGTAAAAGGTTACGGTATTCGGGTTAAGGCAGCTGAAGAGTAA
- a CDS encoding HdeD family acid-resistance protein, producing MKTVGNDLVRNQLHADRKWYLILGFVLIIFGLVLFSSLPFATFSVVFLFGILMMVGGVLHLIAALSVFKGGSRWLWALFGVLYLMAGYYAFSTPVTTAVVLTSLLSIALIIAGVIRTINAFLLRPIAGWGWTLFSGLLTLATGILILVSKDSPFWVLGMFLAVDILFQGINFLGLASAIKYLPSSSKTVS from the coding sequence ATGAAAACTGTAGGTAATGATTTGGTTCGTAATCAGCTACATGCTGATCGTAAATGGTATCTAATATTAGGCTTTGTGCTCATTATTTTTGGTTTGGTGTTATTTAGCTCACTGCCATTTGCCACATTTTCGGTTGTTTTTCTGTTTGGTATTTTAATGATGGTGGGTGGTGTATTGCATTTAATTGCTGCCTTAAGTGTATTTAAAGGCGGTAGCCGATGGCTGTGGGCACTTTTTGGAGTGCTGTATTTAATGGCAGGCTATTATGCATTTTCTACGCCTGTTACTACGGCTGTGGTTTTAACAAGCTTATTATCAATTGCTCTGATTATTGCGGGAGTAATCCGCACTATAAATGCATTTTTATTAAGACCAATTGCAGGGTGGGGCTGGACCTTATTTTCAGGATTATTAACCCTTGCTACAGGTATTTTAATTTTAGTGTCTAAAGATTCTCCGTTTTGGGTGTTAGGAATGTTTTTGGCAGTAGATATTTTATTTCAGGGCATTAACTTTTTAGGACTCGCTTCTGCGATTAAGTATTTACCTTCTAGCTCAAAAACAGTTTCTTAA